The Gymnogyps californianus isolate 813 chromosome 3, ASM1813914v2, whole genome shotgun sequence genomic sequence CACAGAAGTCTGAAGGAAATACAAACAGTACTTAAAACTGATAATATGAGAGGAGTCAAATATAGATTCAAGTGTTAACTTGAGGAGTTAAATATATCATGAGATAGTCTATCAAGTACTGAGGTTAATTATGCAATTGTTCTGATACACTGAGTGTTATAAGTATCACTTTACAAGGAGTGAGTTGTCTCCTGGAGAAGGCTGCTCTAAAACAAACAtcaaaaaaccctgaagagCCAGaccttccagattttttttttttttttttaaagcttcttccCTATATTGTGATGTTTCTGTAGGCATGGCACAAAACATACTGCACACCAGCAGGATTTATCGTATCTTATTTATGGTTTTCAGGCACAGATGTGTACTCTTTCCTTTACTTAGCCTGTAGCCTTTTTAAATCGAGTAACAGTGTGCACTGTAGCTATCTCCTGTAACATTCACTGTAAAacacattgttttaaaataagctgtaGCACAGTAATTACTGCAATGAATTCCTTTGGTCCCCGGGTTCATGTTGAAATGAGATTTTACTGACTTTGTATGGAACACCAGAAGGCAGTCATCACATTGGCAGCTTTCCTTACCTCCCtaatttctgcagaagtttcCTAACTGTCGTGAAGACAGACGtatgaaattttcttcttatcATTTCTCCACGGCTAAACTCCAAGAGGTTTAGAGGAATGAgaagaacagtgaaaaaatatgGTGTATATACTTCTTGTCTATTCCTAAGACTGCAAGAACACCTAAGTCTTGCAACAGCTGCTTCATAAACATTCAAGGCATTCACTTACTGTGCCCTGTCTCCAGCTggcctgtgctgcagcagccattcccattttctgaaatgcttgttttccctttcaacTATTTATGTCTAGTAAGTCTTTGCTGCATTACTGTCACTGTACTTAATAGCTACAGTAATGTTCTGAGAGCAGACTTGTTTTTAAGGATAAGCTTATTGATGtttgctgatttattttatattctagTTGATAAATCCTCAAAGAAGCCATTCAATTTCCTTAGAATTCagtttaagctttttttttgtttgttaaaacaGTTCTACTTCTTGAATCCTCATTTAAGgacaacaaaccaaaaaagggaaaatgagatgACTCCAGATATGACAGACCCCAGATGTACTTTAGTACAAGGCAGAAACACTTATATTGGAACAGGACAGACCTCAACTTAGCACTGACATTGTGTATGAGAAAAAGCCCATTATCCTGAGAGTTTGCACTCTGCAAACAGGGCAGCAAGTATTTAAGGTGcttagaaaacaaagagaacaagTAGTACATCCAAGAAATTCCCAGAACAACAAACCTAGTCGAAATCCCTTAAATCTACGTAAGGCAGGTTACTACAGGAGGAACAAACAAAGCAGGAGTCTAGGAGAAGCGTTACAGCAACATTCATCTGTGCGTTCGCAAAGGAATAATTACAGTacaatatatttgaaatagcTTCCTGAAGTTAAAACGTTTGTAGGCTGCACTAGGAAAATTCTCAAGCAAGTATATTAACCTCACTTGGTCTTAACCAAGTGAGTCCTTGTCTCCTGGGACAAAAGGCTTTGAAGCTACAATCAAATTAGTACTGAGCTACAGTACCAACACTGCTTTTGAACTGCAGTGCTGGAGTACAAATCTGTCTTGAGGCTTTTGTGTCTGATGTCGACATAAAGCAATTTTGCCTGGGAAAGACAAATGGAAGTGCTAGTCATTAATAAAGCTTCTTAAAACTACTTTCCCTCAGtttcctaaaaaagaaaacacctctGAAGGCCTATTTGTTGTACTATCAAATTCTGCTAGTTACATAACTAACACATGCAAATAAAGTGCAACAGACTACTCTTAGCCATTATGCGATTAAgcatgttttaatatttctattgACAAACATTGTAAGCATAACCAGAGTGAACAGTATATACTTGGGAGTCTGTCCAGTGATAAACTTGAATCACTGAACTACTGGTTCAAGGAGAACCACTGGCATTCTAATTTCATTCTCAGTTAAGCCATAGGATGCTGAAGTGATCACGGACTAGGATGTGTTCCAACAGTGCCAAATTCTAATCAAAACTCAGATTGTGCGTTAGTAGCCAAGGCCGAGGCAAACAATTATTCTGTATCATACACAGAAAGCAACTAGTATTGAACAGACAAAGTTTGGTCAACAAACCAGTTTTACTTCTTTAATGATCTTTTTGCTAATAACTCAATAGGCACAACAGTACCGGTAAGCATATGAACTTTAAAATGCACAACTGCCACAGCTGACTTGAATACAGTAATAGTGTTTGGTAGCAGACTTAGAGACGACTTTTAGATTCTTCCACTCTGAAATGATTTTGTGTTTCCTCATCACCTAGTCATGCACTGGAGAGGAATTCCACAGCAGTCTCCTTCTCTTCAGTTAACTCCTTAGCAGTCAGATCCATCTTCTCACGAGAAAAATCATTAATAGGAAGACCCTCAACAAACTTCCAGGTCTTGTcctgtttgaaaacaaacaaataaaaagcccCTCCATATAAGAACAAGCTTCATTCAGTCTGCATGAAGGAAACTTTGCAGCATAAGAAACAAAGTTAACGGCCTTAAACACATCAGGCAgaagttaattttgttttcagatacaGAATGCAATCAGCACCAGCTAGTCATGTCAGATTCTACTGGTCTATTGGTACTTACTCGACAGCTACTACCAAATGGTTAATGATGGTCCCTTCTGTGAAAGACTGCTAAAACCCTCACGTCCCAGCAACTGCAGTCCCATACTAAAAGCACTGCTGTTAACAAGCTCATGTGACAGTTTAGCTAGGTCTTGCAGAAGATACTTGGATTTAAATACAGTCTAGTTACCTTGATCACAACAGGGAACGAATATAACAAGTCTTCAGGAACACCGTAAGAATTGCCATCAGAAATTACTCCCATGGAAACAAATTCCCCCTGAAACCAGAAAAGTAagagataaatacatttttcactgctaaaagcaagcagaattttaatttccaaTATACTGCATCTCCTATGACACACTTTATTCCAGAAAAAGACAGATTCTTCCCCCTCtgaacacacatacacacttgAGGTCAAAGCCACTGGCATGTAATCAAAGCATTAGGCAAACAAGCACTTACTCAAGAGCAACATCTTACCGCTGGAGTGCCAAACCAGATGTCCCTCACATGATCACAGATAGCTTTGGCAGCTGACATCGCACTGGACAGCTTCCTAGCCTTAATAACAGCTGCTCCACGTTGCTGAACAGTctgcaattaagaaaaaaaacgCTAAATTGTAAAGCAGCAAAATCTTGGCTCCGTCTAAACGCTGTTAGTAAATGCCATGAGGAAAGACCGTCTTACATcgttatttaatttcttcagtcaAGATATAGTTCTATCACTAAATGAACATGGCGTACAATCCAGAAATACAATCTAGAAGAGTTTTGCCAAGACAAGAACTTGATGGAATATTTCAGAGGCTAGCTCATTTCTTTGTACCTGCTTTACAGCTAGTAGCCCACTGACTTCTCTCATACCAACCAGATGTTTCAAGCTTTTACCACCAAGAGCCTTCATGTATGTCAGCAGTAAGAGATGTCTCAGAGCAACACTGGCAATTCAGGTTTTTTGCTGAATACCAGTGTGAACTACTTGCTGGTCTCAATCCTAcaatatttaatgcaaaattaatttaattcctgAAGATAGTTGAATCTACCTCCCTATACTCAAGTCTGTATTGAGAAATTTTGTACTTAAGAATTGCACTTCTTAGAATTAGAATAGCTTCTTAAACtgtacatcttttttttttttttttaataagttttggTAAGGCTCTAAGCCAACCAGACCCCAGTCTAGAAAGCAAGCATTATGAAGTCTCCTTAACTTAGGTAAAGCATTCTAGCATCGACCAGCATTACAAAGTACCTAGAAGGCCAAACCCATATCCTGCCTTGGCCACGTAAGATACAGCAGGATCAAGGACAAGGACAGGTTTCTGCTTACACTCTGGCTCATGAACTTTGGTTGCCAGCATACAATAATTTATTCTGTAGCAACAAGCATGAACTGGAACAAGCTATATCCAAAACCAAGATAGGACAGAGCACAGTCATATGACAAAACACATCCTCAGTTCCAAACTAAAGGTGCCTTGGCTAAGATATAGTACCTGGCTGTCAGCATGCCAGTAACATTGCAATACCAAGCAAAGTACAGCTACTTGGCGTCATGTTCATCAAGGGCTTTAGTAATCCTTGTTTCACTTTATATTGCATTTAGGTAGCCTGTGCTCTTGATCAATTAATaccattattttgttttaccaccctacattattatttattactacCCTACAGAAAGACATTTGCAGGTGTCTTCTAGATTTTTCACGttacttttcagaaatgctgctgacAAGGCCACAGATTTAGACTTGGAAAGCATGTGTGCATCTGCACACACGTGCATATGCAGGGGGAGGGCTGCTGCGCTTTTTTTGGTGGGTGGGGAGCAGCAAACGGAAGATCATCCTACTTCATCTACAAAGATGCCCCAAAAAAATCACCATAGTGAAATGTCAATGGCGCTTGTGTGTCAGATGAGTTGCACCTGAGCTATgatcaaatttctttttgttcaatCATTTTAGCACTCCAAATGGATTTTTCTAATAGTATTTACATAGGTTTTCATAATGCCTTAAATTTCTCAAGAGCAAATAACTGATAGAGACAAGCGATCTGAAGATGACTTATTCTACTGAGACAGGAAGAGCTGCTTCACTAAGTCAGTCAGTCACATAGTTTACCATTTCATATGAGGATAGGAGAAAGCAGAGGCACAGAatgaccatttaaaaaaaaaaacaaacaagatctTACCAGGATAAAGTCTCCCTTCAGCCAGCTGTCATCTTTTATAGCTTCATAAACTCcaacttcctttcctttcacatTTACCTTCGCATGGTTAACATCTGGATATTGAGTGGAGGAGTGGTTGCCCCAGATGATGACATTCTTCACATCATTAGCAGTCACACCAAGTTTCAGAGCAATCTAATTGGAAATTAAAGTAGTCCACTGCATTAACTTCAGCATCTCAATTCACAGGCTTCTTTGAAAGCATTGCTCTGTTTGTCTTTAGCAGAGACAACAGAAAGCATTCTACTTTGAATAGGCCCTTCTTACCTGAGATTTAGCTCTGTTGTGATCCAAACGAGTGAGGCAGCTGAAGTTTTCCTTTGGTATTGATGGGGCTGACTTTGATGCAATCAGGCAGTTAGTATTTGCTGGATTCCCAACTACCACAAcctaaaaacaaaaagggggaaggggaatgtggaaagatgaagaagctatttctgcaaaataactCCCTCAAGTGAAATACATGGCTTTGCCTTCAAAGAAGCTATCAAAAAGTTAAGTTTTCTAAATCTCTTGGTTGTCTTCAACAGGATTGTTTTATGTGTGTGTTGTTCATAGTCACTGAGTCTTCTGtaactgcacagaaaaatattttctagctaggtgttttctttataaattgaCATTCAAACGTGAAAGAGAACAAGACTTCTAGAGAGATCTGCACACTAACCCACAGCCTGGCTTCAAACCTCATGCTACTAGATACAGGGAAAGCAAGATACATACACACTGGCCAGCCCACAGTGAATTCACCATCACCTTTTAAACGCTTTCTAGACTGGCTGCCACTGCTTTATGTAATTGCTTTATAATTAAGAAAGCCAGAACAGTTACTTATCTCAATGTTCATAGGCAGTTAGAAGTAAAATAATGCCTGAATTTAGATAAATTTATTACTatggaaaactgattttcattCATCCTTCATCTACTAATGTGCCTCAAATGATTAATGTCAAGCTCCACATACTCTCAATCACACAAGCTAATCTGCAAACCTCCCTTTGTATTTCCCCTTTTGAAAGTGAGTTCAGTAAATTTTCCATTACTCTGCAATAGTTATATTGATAGTTTTTATTCCAACTGTATAAAGAAGCAAACAAGCCTTTAGAAGCAGTAGGAAGTTCATCAGCAGAGGAAGTAGACATTAAAAAGTCAGTTACAAAGCACAGTCGGAGTCTGGGTTTGAGATTAAGAGCAGTAGGAGAGCAGCCACATGATCCCATTAACTGTGCTGAAGGAATCTGAGAGAGAACAATTAAAAGCTTCCAATGCTCCAAAGACCAAGACGCAAACAACCTAAATAAAGCCAATTTTTTTGTGCAACTGTAATTCTATATTGATACTGAAGTTAAGGGTCATTATGTTAAAGCCACAGATGGATATGAAGTAGGCAGCTGCATGTGGATAATTTAGTTCTCCCAGAGAAGAGAGATAACGAGCAGaagactgctttttatttttttatatagatttttttttttttttttttttttttttttagagttgGTGGTAACCAGTTCAGAGTATGTGTGGAATACAGCAATACAATGTAAAACTTACCTTTTTCACCGAACAAATTAAGGACTAAATCATCTACCTATTTAACATACTGTATCTTATCTACCCTTGACTGTGGAATATTTTCCAGGGCTTAAGGAAAGGAATGCCTGCACTGAATAGGCTCCTGCTTGCGCAATATCATTCTACAATGTATTTAGATCTCTACATAACTCAGAgagttaactttttaaattcagtttctatATTCACCTTGACAGTCTTTTTGGCATACTTGTCCAAGGCTGCACCCTGAGACTTGaaaattttcacatttgctttgaGTAAATCCTTCCTCTCCATGCCCTCTCTCCTTGGCATGGAGCCAACCAGAATTGCTATGTCAAGGTCTTTGAATGCAACTTCCTCCTTGTCTGTTGGAATGACctctaaaaaaaggaaaggggggagggggaaacaaaACTAAGTGAGACAAATACTCATGGCAAAGTGTTAACGGGAATATTCTTTGGTTCATAAATAGTCTATAATCTGATCTGACAACGCCACCACCTTCCCCTTCCAAAAATACAAGTATAGTCATATTATACGACCTAATACACAGTCACAGATTAAATACTTGCCAGTAAATGgtttatatatacaaatatttatctaaAGCTTTAGATATaaattctgaaaacacaggagaaatCTATGTAAAAAGATACCTTTCATGTGTCTCTAtctaaatacatatacatatgctGTTCTTTACTTGCAAGTACCAACACAAATGAATCATCTTAACAACTCAAACCGGAGAAGGTTTGATTTGTACAAGTACAAGAGCTAGTAGctacatgccttttttttttttttaagtactgtaATAATTACAGTAGCATCTActtgttccctttcttctgcttgtttAAACTATCAGAACTTGTTTACATGACTTGATGAGCGATTTCTCAGTTTGTGTCTTTATGCAGAAGATATTTCTAAAgactagctttttttttttttttttaaacttagtaAAAGCATCTAGGCATATCTAAAGATTCAGTGTTATTTTACCACTAGGCCAGAATACAATGCACAAGTATCCAACAATTTGTTGTACATGCTGACAACCCAAGATTAGATGATATAAACCAAACCCCAGGTATCTGCGTAGTCAATTCTTTACACAAAACTCATTTGATGACATTCTTCCTAGCTTACAGCCTAAGTTAAATCAGCTTATCTTCcacaaaatataaaaccaagaaaggatcatctaatattttcttctgcttaacTTCCTGCCAGCTACAGGATCTCATAAATGCAATAGTTGTACTAGAACATCTTGTAGGtataagaaaaatttcttttggcCACCTCTCAGCAGCGGTAGAGCACAGTCCTGCAGCTCCATCACTACACCTTCCAATACAGTCATCATGGGGGTGATATCCAGCAGCACAAGAACAAGAGgctgtaaagaaagaaatggtttaGTGCAAGTTGAGCGTAATCTGTTTCGAAAATGAATTTGTCTTGTTATCTGCTAGAAACTGCTATCTTGTGCAAGACTTAAGATCCatttacagaaaactgaaaaacttcagCACAACCAACAACTGAAAGCTTGTGTAACAGAGCAGGACTCCATTTTCCCCACTTAAAGAATAAATTACTTGCATATTGGTAAACCATTCTGAGTGTCTACAAGAAAACATGTCTCAAGACTGCAGTTCTGACACTAGCTTATTCATTACTGCGCAGCAGAGACAAGTGATAATTCAGCGTAAGAGTTACCTGTTCTTTGCCGAAGACATCTCCCTTGGCAATGCTGTAGAGCAGCGAGTAAGCAATCTGCCCGGCAGCTCCAGTCACCAGGACTCTGATAGGTTCACCCTGCAAGAAAATCACAGAGACTTACCCACAGCTACACAGTGCAGGCTCACACCATCTGAGTGGTAAAAATTAACCGTTACTACATAAATAAGGTTATGATTATTTAACCTGGATGAAAGCATGTGCCTAAATGAGGATCAGGCCCAGCTCCTGGGATCATACTTCTGTTCTGCTAGAACCACCAGCAATTTCTCTACTtgcttttacagaaacagaCCACACTTGCAAAAATATCCTTAAGAATTGCTCCTGGAAAAGCTTCCAAAGTGCTAGGAATAACAATCTATTTGAAAAACTTTGTATTCCTTTTAACAATGCTGCCTTTTTAACATAAGGCGTTACAACATGTACCCACTCATTAGATTACCCATTCATACTTCTAATTTACTACAGAAGTTTTACGAGCTGTGATACTTCACCAGTTTTCAGATTCTTTCAATTTTGAGGGCTGTTTCCATTCAGCATTTTGAATGCTTACTTGCAACCAAAGACTTATTGAATGTCAGAAACCAAGGAATCTAGTGGGCTTAAAAACTACTGCCTCAGTAAACTGTTATGCAGCAATTTAACAAATCCACAGACAAAAGCTACATTATGGACAAATACAGACACTAATACCCATAATACAACTGTCCATTGTCAAACGGACCCAAAACTCCAAAAGACTGGGAGAAGACTGCCAACATGTTGCTATATtgcaaaaaggggaaaaaaaaaatggcttacCCTATAGCAAAAGTCCATTTTGTTAAGCAGAACCAGGACTTAGGGAAATCCAGAGGTTatttaatattgaaaatataaggctgagagagttgaggttgttcagcctggagaagagaaggctccagggagagcTTATTGtagcctttcagtacttaaagggggcttataagaaagatggggacagactttttagtagggcctgttgtgataggacaagggataatggttttaagctaaaagagggtagattcagactacatataaggaagacattttttacaatgagggtggtgaaacactggaacaggttgcccagagaggtggtagatgctccatccctgggaacattcaaggtcaggctggacgggcCTCTCAGCAGCCTGATCTAGgtgaagatgtccctgctcattgcaggggaggttggactagatgacctttaaaggtcccttccaacccaaaccattctatgattctatgaaaagggaaaacatgCCAAAGGACATTCATAACCCAATATTTTGTAAGCCTGTTTTTTGTATCTCCCTTTTTCCCTAGAAGCAATAGGGCTGGGGCAGATTGTGCTAGGACAGGAACAAGCAGACTCTGACCAGCCTGCTGGAATGGCATGCCCACTTcttcaaataataaaagatGATCATTTGAGTTATGGACAAAACACCTTCCATATTCAATTATGTCTGAACTTATTTAATCACATACTGAGCTACATTATGAAAAGCGTagctgcagagcaaaggcaGGCATTTCACTTAGCGCTGGTGAGGTTGGAGCTGGAATATTGAGTCCAGTTTTGGGACCCCGAGTTCATGTCCTCTAAGatgaggctgagggagctgggcatAGTCTGGAAAGGTAGAGGATAAGGGGTGATCTAACAGCAGCCTACTACAACTTCAAGGAGTGTTACAAAAATAACGCTGCCAAACACCTCTCAGTGGTTGCAGATGGCAGAACAGGGGCAACGGCTacaaattaagagaaaaattctTGATTAGGGTGGTACtgctgcactggaacagggtaCCCAGAGAGTATGAGCAACCTTCATCCTTGGTGGTTTTCAAGACCCAGATGAAAAAACACGTATGACATGATTTAGCAGTGGCGAAAGCCTTGCTATCAGGCTGGACTGCACACCCTTCAGACTCAGAGCAAGAAAGAAGTCAGACTGGATGACCTCTAGAGATCGTTTCCAACCAACATTCCTCTCATCGATATTTATAGGAAAACCATTTTGGGATTTGAGTGTATTCTCTCTGCAGAAGTGACCAGCCAAGCACAGCTGCATCAAGCTAGCattaaataactaaaaaaatgaGGCCACCTACCCCATTTTACCATGTACTAGATAAGATGAGAGGGTAAGTGATGAAGTTAAACTACTGAACTTGCAGATTTAGACCTCAACATGATTTTGCCTTCATTATGGGAAtgattctttaaatatttggttAAATGGCTACCTGTCCTGCTGTGAGTCTCGTCCCTCAAACCTCGTCAAAACTCcatgaggagggggaaggagagcagaCAATCAATTCTTGCTGTTTTAAATCTCAAAACTAGTTTTGGTACACTATTCTTGAATAGCAAAGTTATACCGTCCAAACATACCGTAATGTCTGAATGATGGGCAGCACAGATTAAGATGCATATCAGATTTTAAAGCCAacttttcagcatgtttttaaggagaatctacattttatttatgtaaaggGAACAATGAACACTCTTTTAAGGTAGCTAATCATATTAGTTAGGAAAACAAGTACTGGAAAATTACTGTGCTGCAAAACCTTGGCCTGGCAAAATCCCATATCAGCAGCATATAAAAAGTGATCCCATGCTAAGCATGCTACTCCAGAACTCACACAGATAACAGcagaacacattttctttgaattacATGGTATCTGAAATCAATTGTGAACTGATTTCTGAATTTCCAGTGAATGGAACAAAGATTTTAAGAAGTTAGgctctttctcctttgcaaCGTATAAGCCACTCCAAAGTAGTGTTACAAAAGGGGGCAAGTCGATGAGAATTTCTTCCACTATATGCACTTTACATGCTAATCtgatttaaacataaaaaatgtcAATCTATCCACTAGCATTATGGTGAGTATTTAGCATAAcaacaggagagggaaggagtggAAGATAAAAAGGTAAGAGGtaggactattttttttttttttaaccgaGACAGACTAGACTTAACATTTAGccttgtttggggaaaaaaaaaaaaaaaaaaaatccttcagtcATGACTCAGCTCCACCCtctcaaaaaaattatatttgcttACTACTATCCTTCCTGTTCTCCCCCCATTTTGGgctggaagagggaggaagaaacagaagctaAAAGAAGGCAAGGAGTACTgcctcttgttttttctctccaaaccTTCAGTACATTGGATTCACATACAAGCTTTCCCCAAAACCCCTTGCCTCTGCACCAATTGTGAGCAATTAGTATCAAAGAAATTTTCATGCTCTCTCTTGATTCCAGGAGCTAGATTaacaaggcaaaaaagttgtgCTTCTTATAAAATACAGTTAACTCTCTCTGGAAAACTTACATAACATATAAAAATCGGTATCACTGAGCATCTGAGGCTACTTTTGGAGGTTGGATGTTTAGAGAAATGAGTAGCTCCCCAATGGAAGTTGTAGGCTCCACACATTCATGTTCAGGCACTTTAATTCATGGCTTGGCTCCTGCACTGGGCTTCAATAAGAATACTTCCATGCTGTGGTAACTACAGAGGTGACCTTCACTCACTCTCAGGTATACAAGAGCTAGAGGACAAATTAAACGACATCTAACTAACTGAACTATTTAGTTTCAAAGCCTTCCCCACTTCACATACAGCCAATGTATAGTTAAAAAGTTGTAGGAGACTGAAAGAGTAGTAAAGgtaatgataaagaaaaaaaaaagtgaacgTTGCATCCCCAGATACCCTTCTCCCTCTAATTCAGCAAACGTACGATTTCGCCCCGTCCTAAATAATCACAGATAAAAGTAAAGCTTCCAGTATCAAATGAGGAAGCTGTGGGCTTAATGCCCTCCCCCTGCACACACTTTGGTTTAAGAACTCAGTGCCTAAATTATCTCTGTGATTACTGCTGATACTAGCAGACCTAAAATACTAGTGCCATACATGAAAATAACACTACATGGCAAAACTGATTCAGGAGGTTAAAAGGTAAGTGAAAGTGTAATATGAAATAACCCACAATCTACCAAATGTAGGAATGAGAAAATCTATGTCCTTGTCTACACAAGTGACGGACTTTGCATTACTAATTACAGTTATAAAAGACCTCTATAAACATTATTACTGATAAACTTAACTGTCTGTAAAATCTCATCAACCTAATGTTATTCCTGAATATTAAAGCCAACTAAGCTACCCCACCTTGCTTGACAAGAATTTAAGCATTAAACTGTATCTCCTCAAAAGTCTAAAGCCTGCCTAACAAACTTCCCCGTTGCTTTTCCCTCTttaaagcagagctgcagtaaCAGTAAATATATTTGGAAGTGTGGTAGAAAGTATCGGCAAGACAGTTGTGCACTTTAGCAACCCCAGCAGTGCTGTGGTTCCTAGACTGAATTCCAAAGGAATTCTTTCCTTAAGAAATGACCTTGAGACAGGTGCCCTTAAAaaccatttccatttcatttagCTAATAGCAGTTGCATCAATAGAGACatgattttgtttcagaagcttAAAGCCTTTGCCCAACACCAAACGCATAAGTAGAATAGTGAAAGTAAGATAAAAACCAGTGACATTCCAAAAAGTCTGGGCATCAAAGTAAGTTTCAAATAGCAGTTCTCCTGGAGACCAGCAAATTCATGGCAGCCAATGTTTTGAAAGCTCAAGTACAAACTAAAACTTGCTGCCTTGTGGTCACTTCTGAGAATCCatattttgaacagaaataagagTGGAGAATTAGGATCCATAAGGTTTACAAATTTGAGTATTTTTTAGCATATAGCTGAAATAAGAAGCCATGTTTCAGAGCACACAAGCATCTTTTCTATAGCAaagtactgaaagaaaaggtttgaATAACAGGGTATAAAGTCTAGAAAAACATGGAGATTTTTCATGattataaagaaaagcaaggactCTGTGCAAgtttgtgtatgtgcatatatatatgcgccacagaaaagcaaagcactcCAGTTCACCTGCGTAACCTCAGGGCAGAACTACAAGGACTCCTTGACAATTTGGAAAACCTAAACAAATAGCTGGATTTCTGACAGCAAGCAGAGATGAAACgagaggaaaacatttcacaggCGTTTCCCCTTGAGCTAATACAGAATTGCACCCAAAACCTTTAATGTCTCACAAAATTAAGCAGCGAGCAT encodes the following:
- the MDH1 gene encoding malate dehydrogenase, cytoplasmic; the encoded protein is MGEPIRVLVTGAAGQIAYSLLYSIAKGDVFGKEQPLVLVLLDITPMMTVLEGVVMELQDCALPLLREVIPTDKEEVAFKDLDIAILVGSMPRREGMERKDLLKANVKIFKSQGAALDKYAKKTVKVVVVGNPANTNCLIASKSAPSIPKENFSCLTRLDHNRAKSQIALKLGVTANDVKNVIIWGNHSSTQYPDVNHAKVNVKGKEVGVYEAIKDDSWLKGDFILTVQQRGAAVIKARKLSSAMSAAKAICDHVRDIWFGTPAGEFVSMGVISDGNSYGVPEDLLYSFPVVIKDKTWKFVEGLPINDFSREKMDLTAKELTEEKETAVEFLSSA